The nucleotide sequence ACTTAACAGGAAAATTCCTAGATGCCCTTAAGGAGATAAATAGGGCTTTAGAATACAACAACAAGGACGAAACACTACACACCCTCAAGGGTAAGATCTATCTGGAGACCCATTTCTACAAGTTGGCACTAAGTGAGTTCAAGATATCTGTATCCATAAGACCCACCGCTGAAAATTATTATCTTCTTGCCTTCTCAGAGTATATGACAGGAGAATGTGGAAATGCCATAAGTGATTCTGAGAAGGCTTTAAGCCTTGATCCCAATAACAACGTGATAAGGGAGTTCTATGAGTCCTTAAGAAATATGTGTGGACAGAAATAATTTCAGTTTTTTGAAAAGAATCATTATTTTCCGGTTAAGCGTCTCTGAAACTAGATATTGTTTGTCGATGATAAGACTAAATGTTGGGCTAATAGTATCTAAGAAGGCTAGAGAAATACTAGGAGATGAACTTTTAGTTAGTATATTTAATGATGGAGAGATTGCGTATGTAGCTGAATATGGGGACTTCATCGAGAAAGATCTCAAAGAGAATAGCGTAAATGCATTAGTTGTAGTTAGTGAGAGCGAAAACAGGAATATCAAGGACTTTTTGAGTAACATAGACGAGTTAACCAATATACACCCTTTGTCCGTGGAAGTGTTAGACATTAACTGGCTACAGTCAAGGGAGCAAGCAAAAGCCCTGATATTAGCTTACATAAGCAAAGCTTCCCTCTCTTTCCTTGCCCGGAGAGTTCAACCACTACGAAACAAGAACTTAACCAGGAGATCACTCTTAAGGAGAAAACTGTACTATTATAAACCCTACCCTGTACTTGCCCAGGAGATCTCCTTTGAAAGGGAGATGAAATACCTCTCATCACTTTGTGAATTAGTGGTGAAGACCCCAGAGGGTCCACAGGTCTCCGATCCTGATAAGTGTACTTCCTGTGGATTTTGCTCAGGTATGTCGTTCTTAGGTTACCTGGAAATGCCTAACTTCAGTACAGACCAGGTCATTGCATTTATTAACACACTGAGTAAGTATGCCCCTACAGATAAGCCCGGTATAGTCCTGATCACGTGCAACAGGATTACAGATATACCTAAACTGAAAGAGGCATACATATATCCTCTTATATCTCCCTGTGTCTCATCAGTTCACGACTCTTTCCTGACAGCAATCCTGGTCTCTGGTTTTTACCCCGTGCTATACTCCCCTGACAGCTCTTGTGAACTGAGAGATAGGGCAAAGATAAGGGCAGAAGTTGCTATCAAGAGATTCCCTGGAACCGAAATACGATTCCCTTATGTGGAGGATCTAAATGAATTAGAGGACGTGTTGAGGAATGTTGCCAGCAATTCCCTAATGTTGACCAGGAACGAGATACCTCAGGACATAGTTTTATCGAGAAGTAGAAGGAGGAATTTACTATTGTGGTCGATTTCTCAGTTCAGATCACAGTCAAAGCTGAATGAGGAAGACGAGATACCTGGAGTATTTAAGGTGGTTGTAGATCCTGATAAGTGCGTTCTTTGTGGAGTTTGTGTAAGATCTTGTCAAATGTTGGTATTTGACATTAAAAATACCTCGAGCAGTACAACGCTGTATCACGATTTATCATATTGCATAGGTTCGCAGAGGTGTGTCAGAAATTGTCCAGAGGGGGCGATAACACTAGTGGGATCTGTTAAAATAAAGGAACTGGGTAACAGGTCGGTGGTCTCGGCAACAATAGGTAAGTGCAAGTACTGTGGGAAGCCACTAGATTCAATAAAGGTGAAAAACAGAGTAAGTGAGATTTTGATGAGTTCAGGAATAAATGACATTGAAGACTATGTTGACGTGTGTAACGATTGCAAACAGAAGAACATGAGTAAAAAGTGGGTTGAAAAGACATTGGGGTTGAGCAAAAAATGAACTTCGTTATAACTTTGCTTAACACGTTGATAAGAGCCCCTAATTTAAAGGAAATCCTGAAGCAAATCGAGGGATCTGATTATTTCAAGGTCGAAATTAATCCTACAAACATAACTGTGAACTCTGATGCTTATCTCCTAGAGGAGCTCTCCTATAGGGGGAGGATATTCATAGCTACGAATGTCCCGTCTAAATTAGCCTATGAGATCTTAAACAGGTTTAACCTGGACAGTTTCATTACCAGAGTAGTCTCTGCTGAAGATGTAGGCATGTTTACCACAAATCCTAAATTTTTTGAATATTTATACAGAATGACTGGAATACAGAGGGGAACAGGTTATTTCATAACTTCCAATACCCTCTCAATAAATAATGCAAAGTCACATCAATTTAAGGTGGTCATGATAGACCGTGAGGGCATAAATTCCGTAAACCTGGTGGATGTAATAAAAGTTAAGGACCTTAAGAAGATCGTTGAACTGACAGGTAAGAGTTATGTCGACACCAAAATTGGCGATTCGTCATTGAGGTGTAAGTGATTTGATATCCGACTCAGAAATCGTTGAAATATTTAAGGAGTTGGGAATGAAGGTAAAGGAGGAAAAACAGCAAGGGTTACACTTTCACGTCAGTATATCTCCACCAACTGCAAACTCCGCCATAGTGTCTATAATAAGACCCACAGCCTTTTCGAAGTACTATGTGGTGACTATGGCAATAGAGGTTGACCCACCTAAACTGAATAAGAAAGTGTTGAGGGAGATCGGTGTAGAGTTGGCTAGGCTAAATGTGGAATTTTACGTTATGCCACCAGATAAACCAACTACAATTCAGATTGCTAAGCTATTATATCAAGAGGACTTAAGTAAAAACGAATTAATAAACACGGTAACACTTGTGAAGAATGCAGGTTTTATCGTATTTAATATACTTAGTGGAGAAAATATGAATGACTAGTAATATCAATAAAATGAAATTAAGGTTTATTTATTATAATAATTATACTTACACAGGATGGGTCTATTCACTGCACCAGCTCCAGGTACTAATTTTGGAATAAACTCACCACTGTTGCAGATTAACCAATATCCTGAATGGGATGTAACAGTCGCACTAGCACTCTATTTTACTGGACTTGCAGGAATGTTGATGGCTATAACTTCAATCCTAGAGTTCACTGGGAGATATCCAAGTTTGGTGAAGAGAAACTCAATCTTCGTATTTATATTTGCTGTCCTATCCCTGGTAGCATTTGATATACATTTAGGAGTACCTATAAGAGGGTTCTATGCCCCTGCAAATGCATTCGCGGCTCTTTTGAATTCGTGGATGGCAAGAGGTATTGAATTCGTGGGAGGACTGCTAGTTTTCTCATTGATTTTTATGGCTATTAAGGTACTTGATGTGAAAAATGTTGTTGCCACATGGGTGTTTGCAATTTTAGGGCTCGTGGCAGGCATTTTTTCCACGACTTATAGTGGTTTTGAACTATCTGCTGCGACTGGTGTACCTTTCTGGAATAATGGAGGGCTTCCTGCACTTTTCTTAGCGTCAGGTATAGTAGGTGGTAGTGCATGGAGTTATATAATAAGTCTAGTGACGAAGGGCGAGGAAGGAATAAGGGCTAGAAGGCTTACTGCAAAACTTTTAGCATACTCTGCAGTAGCTGAGCTAGCAACGTGGTTCCTCTTCATGGCAAACGTCAATTTCGTTTACGTATTCAACGAAGTAGCCTATAACTACATGATATCAGCAGTAACGTTTGTAATAGACCTAGCATTACTAGGATTGGCATTTGTAGTGCCTGGTGTAGGTAATCTAATGATGTGGAGAATGTTGAGGAAAACTAGCTCACAATCTCCAAGTCCTTCACCTATTGACTTTCCTAATTACTTGAAAATAATTATACTGGTCGTCGCAATATTAGCTTTAGTCTCTGGGTTCTTCACCAGGGAGGATATACTTTTCGCCGGTCAATACGCATATCAAGTAGCCCCACTAACGCCATTCCAATATACTAATGGTCAGCCCACACCTATAGGTGCATTTGGGTGGAGAAGTTAGAGAAGGAGAGCGTATAAATAAAAATATTTCATGATAATTACTTTTTATTTTTTCTCCAATTTTTCCAAAGGCACCCTTACGGTATCTACTCCCTTTCTATACCAGATTAGACTAGCTATACCACCCATAAGCCATAAACCGAAATTGAGGATTAGATAGTCTAGGAGAGAAAATGATGATGTAACAACAAGAGAAATCCCATAAGCGGCAATTGGAAATATCCTTACGAGTCCTATCATGAAAGCCCTTATGTTATTGGGCATTAATACAGGCTCATATAAAGTCCTCACTGCCCAACTAAACTCACTAAATAACATATTTATAAAGAGAAGAATGTAGAAAATTCCCACATTAAAATTCATTGTGAGTAATACTATCGGTATCATACTTAATGCGCCTCCCATATAGGATATTAAGGAGAACATTCTAGTATTAATCCTTCTTACAAGAACAGTTGCTATGAAACCTGAAACAGATGCCCCTAAATTGGCTATGAATATTATAAAAGGAGTCTGTGAACTTGAAAAATAATAGTCAGCAACAGTAAATGCCATTAAGCCATATGTAAGATATTGTGTAACCCCTATAATAACAAGAAATATGTATCTAGAGATTAAACTAGTATCATCCTTGACTTGAGTCTGTGTATTAATCTCTCCAATTTCCTTAGCGACCTTATTAGCCTCTCTCTCCGCTTTACTTATATCCCCTTTAGCCATAAGCCACCTAACAGACTCAGGTAAAAGGAACCTTATTACGATTCCAAATATGATTCCTAGTATCGCAACTAGGGACAAGGCGAGAAGTTCAATCGTAAATGAGTTTGATAAGCTATAAGTCAGGTAACCTATTAAAGCAGCCACTGTAGCGCCGATATTGTCAAAATTTGGTCCTAGTATTAAGATGCTGTCTCTATAGTTCAATGGCATCATCTCTGCACTATATGACAACATAATAGGAACCTCACCTTCAACCCCAAATTCCCCAAGTATAATGCCTATTACTATAAGTAAGATATACGGAAACTGGGCTAAACTACTGGTGTTGAAACCTGATAGTACAGATGCAAGTATTATCAGAATCGTACCTACCGAGTAAAGGGTCATGGTTATAAAGAACGTAACCTTTCTCCCTAGTTTTCTATCTGAAAAGAAAGATAGGATTAGGTTTCCTGCTAATGCTGCAAGTGTAGGTGTGAGCAAAAATAAAACGCTATTAATGCTGGGATAGATCAATGGGGCTATGGAGGATATAACACCCCACATGAAATAGCCTACCACAACTGACGCGAACATTAGGGAGTGAACTGTAGTCCACTTGGATGCATCTACTGATTTTACTATTTTTTCCATAAATTAAGTTTCATATAAGCAAGTTATAAAGTTAGTTATATTCAAATCCTATAACTTTCAATATCTCAATGATTTACAAAAATAGACGTTCCTAATTACCTTAAGTTGCCAAAAATACTTAAGAGTTAAATATTTAAACTTTAAATGATTTGGCTTTTAATTATGCAGTATAAGTGGATAGCCCTAAGTAATACCACAATTGGAGTGTTAATGGCTTCTATAAACGGTAGTATAACCATAATTTCATTACCAGCAATCTTCAGGGGTATCAATGTTAATCCCTTTGATTCCTTTCAGTTTCTCCTATGGATATTGATGGGATATAACGTAGTCACAGCCACATTCCTGGTCTCCTTTGGAAAGCTTTCGGACATTTACGGAAGAGTAAGATTGTACAACCTAGGTTTCCTAATATTTACCGTAGGTTCAATTCTCCTTTCAATCACACCAAATCAAGGAAGTTTAGGAGCTCTGGAGCTTATAATTTTCAGGGTTATTCAGGGTGTAGGTGGTGCTTTTCTATTCTCGAACAGTGCGGCAATAATAACTGATGCCTTTCCTTATAACGAAAGGGGTAAAGCTCTAGGTATCAACCAGATAGCGTTCTTAGGGGGGTCATTAATAGGCTTAATACTAGGAGGCATACTTTCTGTGATTAACTGGAGATTAGTGTTCCTAGTTAGTGTGCCAGTGGGAATACTGGGAACAATATGGAGTTACACTAAGTTGAAGGAGATATCAAAGCCTAGTAGAAATGAAAGTATTGACTGGGTAGGTAACTTAACTTTAGCTGTAGGTTTAATATCTATACTGGTTGCTGTCACTTATGGTCTATTGCCATATGGTAGTTCTCAGCTAGGCTGGGGAAATCCGTATGTAATTGCAGGACTAGTGGTTGGATTTGCTTTGATTGGTGCTTTCAT is from Sulfolobus acidocaldarius DSM 639 and encodes:
- a CDS encoding 4Fe-4S dicluster domain-containing protein is translated as MIRLNVGLIVSKKAREILGDELLVSIFNDGEIAYVAEYGDFIEKDLKENSVNALVVVSESENRNIKDFLSNIDELTNIHPLSVEVLDINWLQSREQAKALILAYISKASLSFLARRVQPLRNKNLTRRSLLRRKLYYYKPYPVLAQEISFEREMKYLSSLCELVVKTPEGPQVSDPDKCTSCGFCSGMSFLGYLEMPNFSTDQVIAFINTLSKYAPTDKPGIVLITCNRITDIPKLKEAYIYPLISPCVSSVHDSFLTAILVSGFYPVLYSPDSSCELRDRAKIRAEVAIKRFPGTEIRFPYVEDLNELEDVLRNVASNSLMLTRNEIPQDIVLSRSRRRNLLLWSISQFRSQSKLNEEDEIPGVFKVVVDPDKCVLCGVCVRSCQMLVFDIKNTSSSTTLYHDLSYCIGSQRCVRNCPEGAITLVGSVKIKELGNRSVVSATIGKCKYCGKPLDSIKVKNRVSEILMSSGINDIEDYVDVCNDCKQKNMSKKWVEKTLGLSKK
- a CDS encoding HAD family hydrolase, which codes for MNFVITLLNTLIRAPNLKEILKQIEGSDYFKVEINPTNITVNSDAYLLEELSYRGRIFIATNVPSKLAYEILNRFNLDSFITRVVSAEDVGMFTTNPKFFEYLYRMTGIQRGTGYFITSNTLSINNAKSHQFKVVMIDREGINSVNLVDVIKVKDLKKIVELTGKSYVDTKIGDSSLRCK
- a CDS encoding DUF2299 domain-containing protein, whose translation is MISDSEIVEIFKELGMKVKEEKQQGLHFHVSISPPTANSAIVSIIRPTAFSKYYVVTMAIEVDPPKLNKKVLREIGVELARLNVEFYVMPPDKPTTIQIAKLLYQEDLSKNELINTVTLVKNAGFIVFNILSGENMND
- the nrfD gene encoding NrfD/PsrC family molybdoenzyme membrane anchor subunit; its protein translation is MGLFTAPAPGTNFGINSPLLQINQYPEWDVTVALALYFTGLAGMLMAITSILEFTGRYPSLVKRNSIFVFIFAVLSLVAFDIHLGVPIRGFYAPANAFAALLNSWMARGIEFVGGLLVFSLIFMAIKVLDVKNVVATWVFAILGLVAGIFSTTYSGFELSAATGVPFWNNGGLPALFLASGIVGGSAWSYIISLVTKGEEGIRARRLTAKLLAYSAVAELATWFLFMANVNFVYVFNEVAYNYMISAVTFVIDLALLGLAFVVPGVGNLMMWRMLRKTSSQSPSPSPIDFPNYLKIIILVVAILALVSGFFTREDILFAGQYAYQVAPLTPFQYTNGQPTPIGAFGWRS
- a CDS encoding MFS transporter; this translates as MEKIVKSVDASKWTTVHSLMFASVVVGYFMWGVISSIAPLIYPSINSVLFLLTPTLAALAGNLILSFFSDRKLGRKVTFFITMTLYSVGTILIILASVLSGFNTSSLAQFPYILLIVIGIILGEFGVEGEVPIMLSYSAEMMPLNYRDSILILGPNFDNIGATVAALIGYLTYSLSNSFTIELLALSLVAILGIIFGIVIRFLLPESVRWLMAKGDISKAEREANKVAKEIGEINTQTQVKDDTSLISRYIFLVIIGVTQYLTYGLMAFTVADYYFSSSQTPFIIFIANLGASVSGFIATVLVRRINTRMFSLISYMGGALSMIPIVLLTMNFNVGIFYILLFINMLFSEFSWAVRTLYEPVLMPNNIRAFMIGLVRIFPIAAYGISLVVTSSFSLLDYLILNFGLWLMGGIASLIWYRKGVDTVRVPLEKLEKK